The Desulfuromonas acetoxidans DSM 684 genome contains a region encoding:
- a CDS encoding flavin reductase family protein — protein sequence MKKSLGPQTLAYPTPVYLVGSYDKDGHANMMNAAWGGICNSIPPSIAVSVRKERYSYDGILHHKAFTINIPNVELTVPADYFGLASGRNEDKIAAAGLTTEQATHVNAPLLCECPLVIECRLLNHFELGGHTQMIGEIMDVKVEESCLDGNGNPDITKVNPILFAPGNRAYFKVGEEVGKAFAVGKTLMGKSS from the coding sequence ATGAAGAAATCACTAGGTCCCCAAACCCTGGCCTATCCGACGCCCGTCTATCTGGTCGGCAGTTATGACAAGGATGGCCACGCCAATATGATGAATGCTGCCTGGGGGGGGATTTGCAATTCCATCCCCCCGAGTATCGCCGTCTCCGTACGTAAAGAACGCTATAGTTACGACGGAATTCTCCATCACAAGGCATTTACCATCAACATCCCCAATGTCGAACTGACGGTCCCGGCAGACTATTTTGGTCTGGCCAGTGGTCGCAATGAAGATAAAATTGCTGCGGCCGGCTTGACCACTGAGCAGGCCACTCATGTCAATGCGCCGTTGCTGTGCGAGTGCCCGCTGGTGATCGAGTGCCGGTTGTTAAATCACTTTGAGTTGGGTGGCCATACCCAAATGATTGGTGAGATCATGGATGTTAAAGTGGAAGAGAGTTGCCTTGATGGCAACGGCAACCCTGATATTACCAAAGTGAACCCGATTCTGTTTGCTCCGGGCAATCGGGCCTACTTCAAAGTTGGTGAAGAGGTTGGTAAGGCTTTTGCAGTTGGTAAAACGTTGATGGGAAAATCGTCATAA
- a CDS encoding GGDEF domain-containing protein: MLETKKRGLVKRFIRLITFVDLPIRRKFSLFSVGVLFWFVLLSCVSFYVLVDVNIKTSQVVDRLLPYERFAQDALRSSNEMGHLLVDLSEAGREQTVTLKSERVKASLMAISQGLEPLQSPKMASPLHLIWEKISRTSWIDEEGNQNYLKTVTQSTQTLMQLVNEITFLKMEQLQSGSVDQPKLEQLTGRFVAAEAEMTNATVSFLESISHQTNRYSGAITTTTSYAFWMIITVLTLASGLLAIFTFWISDSIVIPVSSMIAKIHTLATGHVDLTDKIQVRSDDEIGEMSQEFNDLMDTVHGMTVFKNVIEEDATLEDVYSRMGEAFSTNVGIENYRIYEVNSDYKGMQAVFPVAMSEKELDCHPDILTSCDLCRAVKTGHPISSLAYDRVCKQFMEDQTKVHVCVPMIIGGHAGGVVQFVFEKEGEQALSRNEIEQKVAKAEAYIKQSLSVLEAKRLMNTLRESSLRDPMTGLFNRRFLQDQAGHLIAGTLRRKKNIGLLMCDIDFFKQVNDQYGHDAGDQVLKETSAIIQKSVRESDVVVRFGGEEFLVILTDIEAGDAMSVAEKIRSNIEDKVFMVGPEKIRKTISLGVSEYPGDSEGFWQSIKYADVALYRAKETGRNRALRFEESMWTAEEF, from the coding sequence ATGCTTGAAACCAAGAAGAGGGGCCTGGTCAAACGGTTTATCCGTCTGATTACCTTTGTGGATTTGCCGATTCGCCGCAAGTTCTCATTGTTTTCCGTCGGGGTGCTGTTCTGGTTTGTGTTGTTATCCTGTGTGTCGTTTTATGTGCTGGTCGATGTCAATATCAAAACCTCGCAAGTGGTGGATCGGCTGTTGCCCTATGAGCGCTTTGCTCAGGACGCCTTACGCAGTTCCAACGAGATGGGGCATTTGCTGGTAGACCTTTCTGAAGCTGGTCGTGAACAAACCGTGACGCTGAAGTCGGAACGGGTTAAAGCCAGTTTGATGGCCATAAGCCAGGGGCTCGAACCGTTGCAGTCACCCAAAATGGCTTCACCACTGCATTTGATTTGGGAAAAGATCAGTCGCACCAGCTGGATCGACGAAGAGGGCAATCAGAACTATCTGAAAACCGTCACTCAGTCGACTCAGACATTGATGCAGCTGGTCAATGAAATCACCTTTCTTAAAATGGAACAGTTACAGAGCGGGAGTGTTGACCAACCCAAGCTCGAACAATTGACCGGCCGATTTGTCGCGGCGGAAGCGGAAATGACCAATGCCACGGTCAGCTTTCTCGAATCGATCTCTCACCAGACCAATCGCTATTCCGGTGCCATTACGACGACAACCAGTTACGCATTCTGGATGATCATCACCGTGTTGACTCTGGCCAGTGGGCTACTGGCTATTTTTACGTTCTGGATTTCCGACTCCATCGTCATTCCAGTGTCTTCAATGATTGCCAAAATACATACCTTGGCGACCGGTCATGTTGATCTGACCGATAAGATTCAGGTGCGTTCCGATGATGAAATCGGTGAGATGAGTCAGGAGTTTAACGATCTGATGGACACGGTGCACGGTATGACGGTGTTCAAAAATGTTATTGAAGAGGATGCCACTCTGGAAGATGTTTACTCGCGCATGGGCGAGGCATTTAGCACCAATGTCGGAATTGAAAATTACCGTATTTACGAGGTCAACTCTGATTATAAAGGGATGCAGGCCGTGTTTCCTGTGGCGATGTCGGAAAAAGAGCTGGATTGTCATCCCGATATTCTTACGTCCTGTGATCTGTGTCGGGCAGTGAAAACCGGCCATCCCATCTCGTCGCTGGCCTATGATCGGGTATGCAAACAGTTTATGGAGGACCAGACCAAGGTGCATGTGTGTGTACCGATGATCATTGGCGGTCATGCCGGTGGCGTGGTGCAGTTTGTTTTTGAAAAAGAGGGTGAGCAGGCGTTGAGCCGTAACGAAATTGAGCAAAAGGTAGCCAAGGCTGAAGCTTATATTAAGCAATCGTTGTCGGTTCTTGAAGCCAAGCGTTTGATGAACACGCTGCGCGAATCTTCGTTGCGCGATCCAATGACCGGTTTGTTCAATCGTCGGTTCCTCCAGGATCAGGCTGGCCATCTCATTGCCGGCACTCTGCGGCGCAAAAAGAACATTGGCTTGTTGATGTGTGATATCGATTTTTTCAAGCAGGTCAACGATCAGTACGGTCATGATGCCGGTGATCAGGTGCTTAAGGAGACCTCGGCGATTATTCAGAAATCGGTTCGCGAATCGGATGTGGTTGTACGCTTTGGTGGTGAGGAGTTTCTGGTTATTCTCACCGATATTGAGGCCGGTGACGCCATGAGCGTTGCTGAGAAAATCCGCAGCAATATCGAAGATAAGGTGTTTATGGTCGGCCCGGAAAAAATCCGTAAAACCATCAGCCTTGGTGTCAGCGAATATCCCGGCGATTCCGAAGGATTCTGGCAGTCAATTAAGTATGCTGATGTTGCCCTGTATCGGGCGAAGGAAACCGGCCGCAATAGGGCGTTACGTTTTGAAGAGTCGATGTGGACGGCTGAGGAATTCTGA
- the ftsA gene encoding cell division protein FtsA, translated as MSNRKENLIVGLDIGTTKICAIIASMTDSGLDIVGIGTSVSRGLRKGVVINIESTVEAIKKALQEAELMAGCEINSVFAGIAGAHITGFNSQGVIAIKNREVTSEDVQRVIDAAKAIAIPMDREVIHVIPQEFIIDDQDGIKEPLGMSGVRLESKVHIVTGAVASAQNIVKSCNKASVNVADIVLEPLASSEAVLSADEKELGVAIVDIGGGTTDLAIFVDGAIKHTAVLSLGGNHLTNDIAVGLRTPMAEAERIKHAYGSCLTSDIGKDETIEVPSVGGREPRILSRQLLAEILEPRVEEIFTLVNREIVRSGFEDLIASGVVITGGTSILPGMPELAEQIFNLPVRRGVPQGIGGLIDVVNSPIYATGVGLVIYGSKNQEINNFSIGQEKVFDKVMRRMKEWFGEFF; from the coding sequence ATGAGCAATCGTAAGGAAAATCTGATTGTTGGACTGGATATCGGCACAACGAAAATCTGTGCCATCATCGCCAGTATGACGGATTCGGGACTGGATATTGTCGGTATCGGGACCAGCGTTTCCCGTGGTTTGCGAAAAGGTGTTGTCATCAACATTGAAAGCACGGTTGAAGCAATCAAGAAAGCGTTGCAGGAAGCCGAGCTGATGGCAGGTTGTGAAATTAATTCGGTATTTGCCGGCATTGCCGGTGCACATATTACCGGATTCAACTCACAGGGTGTCATCGCTATCAAGAACCGTGAAGTGACCAGTGAAGATGTCCAGCGGGTCATTGATGCGGCCAAGGCGATTGCGATTCCCATGGATCGTGAAGTGATCCATGTCATTCCGCAGGAATTTATTATCGACGACCAGGACGGCATCAAGGAGCCACTCGGTATGAGTGGCGTGCGTCTTGAGTCGAAAGTACATATTGTCACCGGTGCGGTGGCCAGTGCTCAGAACATTGTCAAAAGCTGTAACAAGGCCAGTGTTAATGTTGCGGATATTGTTCTGGAGCCGTTGGCTTCCTCCGAAGCGGTGTTGTCGGCGGACGAGAAGGAACTCGGTGTGGCGATTGTCGATATCGGCGGCGGAACCACGGATCTGGCGATCTTCGTTGATGGCGCGATCAAACATACCGCAGTACTGTCGCTGGGCGGTAACCACCTGACCAACGACATTGCCGTTGGGCTGCGCACACCCATGGCGGAAGCCGAGCGGATTAAGCACGCCTATGGAAGCTGCCTGACCAGCGATATTGGCAAGGATGAAACCATTGAAGTGCCGTCGGTGGGTGGCCGTGAGCCGCGTATTTTATCCCGGCAACTTCTAGCGGAGATTCTCGAGCCGCGGGTCGAGGAGATTTTCACCCTCGTCAACCGTGAGATTGTGCGCAGTGGGTTTGAAGACCTGATTGCTTCAGGGGTCGTGATTACCGGCGGCACCAGTATTCTGCCGGGGATGCCGGAACTGGCCGAACAGATTTTCAATTTGCCGGTCCGCCGTGGGGTGCCCCAGGGCATTGGTGGTCTGATCGATGTGGTCAACTCGCCCATCTATGCTACGGGTGTTGGCTTGGTGATCTACGGCAGTAAAAACCAGGAGATCAATAATTTCTCCATTGGCCAAGAAAAAGTATTCGACAAAGTGATGCGCCGGATGAAGGAGTGGTTCGGCGAATTTTTCTAA
- the ftsZ gene encoding cell division protein FtsZ — protein sequence MFEFDETLDQTAKIKVIGVGGGGSNVVDAMINAQIIGVEFIVANTDAQALKRSVAPMKIQLGTKLTKGLGAGASPDVGREAAMEDRSRIVELLTGADMVFVACGLGGGTGTGAAPVIAEAAKEVGALTVGVVTKPFSREGRQRLVKAENGVEDLKKVVDSLIVIPNDRLIGLAGKNMTILDAFKPSDDVLRQAVQGISDLITTSGLINVDFADVKSVMSERGMAMMGIGVAEGEKRASEAAQQAISSPLLEEIDISGAKGVLVNISGSSTMTMEEFDEASRIVHEKVHEDANIIVGLVINEELGEQLKITAIATGFGDSFEKDKRHLKNIKEDVAKMIGSKVDLDVPTIIRNQQRDAARNMRLKGNEEDEYDIPTFLRKRVD from the coding sequence ATGTTTGAATTTGATGAAACACTAGACCAGACAGCTAAGATTAAGGTGATTGGTGTCGGCGGAGGCGGTAGCAATGTCGTAGATGCCATGATTAACGCCCAGATTATCGGCGTTGAGTTTATCGTTGCCAATACGGATGCCCAGGCGCTGAAGCGCAGCGTGGCACCGATGAAGATTCAGCTCGGGACTAAACTGACCAAAGGTTTGGGTGCCGGAGCCAGCCCGGATGTCGGCCGCGAAGCGGCCATGGAAGATCGCAGTCGCATCGTTGAGTTGCTGACCGGTGCCGACATGGTGTTTGTTGCCTGCGGTCTCGGCGGTGGCACCGGAACCGGTGCCGCCCCGGTGATTGCTGAAGCGGCCAAAGAGGTTGGCGCACTGACCGTTGGTGTTGTGACCAAGCCGTTTTCCCGTGAAGGCCGTCAGCGTCTGGTTAAGGCGGAAAACGGTGTCGAAGATCTGAAAAAAGTGGTTGATTCGCTGATTGTCATTCCGAATGATCGTCTCATCGGGCTGGCTGGCAAGAATATGACCATCCTCGATGCGTTTAAACCGTCCGATGACGTATTGCGTCAGGCGGTGCAGGGTATCTCCGACCTTATCACCACCAGTGGCCTGATCAACGTCGACTTTGCCGATGTGAAGTCGGTGATGAGTGAGCGCGGGATGGCCATGATGGGGATCGGTGTTGCCGAAGGGGAAAAACGTGCCAGCGAAGCGGCGCAGCAAGCCATCAGCAGTCCGCTGCTCGAAGAGATTGATATCTCTGGAGCCAAAGGTGTTCTGGTCAACATCTCCGGTTCCAGCACCATGACCATGGAGGAGTTCGACGAAGCGTCGCGCATTGTTCACGAGAAGGTCCACGAGGATGCCAACATCATCGTTGGCCTGGTCATCAATGAAGAGCTGGGTGAGCAGTTGAAAATCACCGCCATTGCCACCGGTTTCGGTGATTCGTTTGAAAAAGATAAGCGCCACCTGAAAAATATCAAGGAAGATGTCGCTAAAATGATTGGCTCCAAGGTCGATCTCGATGTGCCGACCATCATCCGCAATCAACAGCGTGACGCGGCACGCAATATGCGTCTTAAGGGCAACGAAGAGGATGAGTATGATATCCCGACGTTCCTGCGCAAGCGTGTCGATTAA
- the selD gene encoding selenide, water dikinase SelD: MDKSKTSLTQLARSAGUAAKLGPETLAQVLSQLPHNDDPRLLSHDIPCADAGIYKLTDDILLLQSIDFFTPVVDDPYMFGAIAAANALSDVFAMGGQPITAMNMVGFPNCLPVDVLTEILKGGTAKVHEAGATMVGGHSVEDEEPKYGLAVTGTVHPDNLITSQGCKPGDILVLTKPLGTGLLTTALKAEVINEAQITEALQGMARLNRYASEAMRQVGISACTDVTGFGLLGHALEMAEASGIRLLISGSSLPEYPLARDMAETGLVPEGSFRNNRHYMPRVTGAEHQAQADIDLLCDPQTSGGLLMAVHPERLDALCQALKHAGDHAFVIGEVADGPAGTMELI; the protein is encoded by the coding sequence ATGGATAAATCAAAAACCAGCCTGACCCAACTGGCACGAAGCGCTGGCTGAGCGGCAAAATTGGGTCCCGAGACCCTGGCTCAGGTGCTGAGCCAATTGCCACATAACGATGACCCACGGTTGTTGTCCCACGATATTCCCTGCGCTGATGCCGGAATCTACAAACTGACCGATGATATCCTGCTGCTGCAATCCATCGACTTCTTTACGCCGGTCGTCGACGATCCGTATATGTTTGGCGCCATTGCCGCGGCCAATGCCCTGTCGGATGTGTTTGCTATGGGCGGCCAGCCGATTACCGCGATGAACATGGTTGGTTTCCCCAATTGCCTGCCGGTGGATGTGCTGACGGAAATCCTCAAAGGCGGCACCGCCAAAGTGCATGAAGCTGGAGCCACTATGGTTGGTGGCCACTCGGTAGAAGATGAAGAACCCAAATACGGTTTGGCTGTCACCGGTACGGTTCACCCCGACAATTTGATTACCTCACAGGGGTGCAAACCCGGCGACATTCTGGTTCTGACGAAGCCGCTCGGCACCGGCTTGCTGACCACCGCCTTGAAAGCTGAGGTGATCAATGAAGCACAGATCACAGAGGCGCTGCAAGGGATGGCGCGACTCAACCGCTACGCCTCGGAAGCGATGCGTCAGGTCGGTATCTCCGCCTGTACCGATGTCACCGGCTTTGGCCTGCTCGGCCACGCCCTGGAGATGGCCGAGGCCAGCGGTATCCGTCTGCTGATTTCCGGGTCCAGCCTGCCAGAATACCCGCTGGCGCGCGACATGGCCGAGACAGGACTGGTACCGGAAGGCAGTTTTCGCAATAACCGTCACTACATGCCGCGGGTGACCGGGGCGGAGCATCAAGCCCAAGCAGACATTGATCTGCTGTGTGACCCACAAACCTCCGGTGGGCTGCTGATGGCCGTTCATCCGGAACGACTTGATGCATTATGTCAGGCGCTGAAACACGCTGGTGACCACGCCTTTGTTATCGGCGAAGTGGCGGATGGGCCTGCAGGTACGATGGAATTGATCTGA
- the selB gene encoding selenocysteine-specific translation elongation factor, with product MASQRNIIIGTAGHVDHGKSELIKALTGVQTDRLKEEQQRGISIDLGFAAFDLPNGDHAGVIDVPGHEKFINNMLAGIGGIDLVLLVIDCNEGVMPQTHEHLQILNLLQIPQGIIVMTKVDLADEEWIDIVEEEVREEVAGTFLEKAPMCRVSSITKQGIPQLIDAVVDAVKDLPQRDSDGPMRLPIDRHFSVAGFGTVVTGTLLTGQVSVGDTVEVLPPGEKVRIRDVQVHGKKQLTAQCGQRVALNLAGLERDVLQRGCVISTPGIFEQTSRIDARLTLLDDAPRPIKFRDPVHFHLGTARVVGLVALLDRDELQPGESALVQIHLDKPMVAHRQDRFIIRSYSPVTTIGGGLVIDPGPEKHKRFRPEVMKAIEELESGESSFLLQKLTELQCARVKDLEQLSGMGRERITSHLEQLAQEGKVYLLSDQWLPASLVRAFEGQLVDLVTQGHDDKPLLPGTLHATLKSRLPKRLSPKAFDALLTRTPLQRVGEWVQSEGFQPNPTDTQRQDLERIEEAYRAAGVQAKGRRDMLDRLGFSEEQLEDYLGYLFFNGRLIKLTEDTFFHHSSYRLAVEKLVAYFADNQSLTLGEYRDLLGSARKPVQALLEHFDDLKYTMRKDDARQAWKLPSQEHLASL from the coding sequence ATGGCATCTCAACGAAATATTATCATTGGCACCGCCGGTCACGTCGACCACGGTAAATCCGAGCTGATCAAAGCGTTGACCGGCGTTCAGACCGACCGCCTCAAAGAGGAACAGCAACGCGGCATCTCCATTGACCTCGGCTTTGCGGCGTTTGATCTGCCCAATGGCGACCATGCCGGTGTCATTGACGTTCCCGGACACGAAAAATTTATCAACAACATGCTAGCCGGCATCGGCGGCATCGACCTGGTTCTACTGGTCATCGACTGCAACGAAGGGGTGATGCCGCAGACCCATGAGCATCTGCAGATCCTCAATTTGTTGCAGATTCCCCAGGGGATCATTGTCATGACCAAGGTTGATCTCGCTGATGAAGAATGGATCGATATCGTCGAAGAGGAAGTACGTGAAGAAGTTGCCGGAACCTTCCTCGAAAAAGCGCCAATGTGTCGGGTGTCATCCATCACCAAACAAGGAATTCCCCAATTGATCGACGCCGTGGTTGACGCGGTGAAGGATTTGCCGCAACGCGATTCCGACGGCCCCATGCGCCTCCCCATCGACCGGCACTTCTCTGTGGCCGGTTTCGGCACCGTGGTCACCGGCACCCTGCTCACCGGTCAAGTCAGTGTTGGAGATACCGTCGAAGTATTGCCACCGGGTGAAAAGGTGCGCATCCGCGATGTCCAGGTCCATGGCAAAAAACAATTGACCGCCCAATGCGGCCAACGGGTTGCCCTGAATCTGGCAGGATTGGAACGGGACGTGCTCCAGCGTGGTTGCGTCATCAGCACGCCGGGCATCTTTGAGCAAACCAGTCGTATTGACGCTCGCCTTACCTTGCTCGACGACGCACCTCGCCCGATCAAATTCCGCGACCCGGTCCATTTTCACCTCGGCACCGCCCGCGTAGTGGGCCTGGTCGCCCTGCTCGACCGCGACGAATTACAGCCGGGTGAATCCGCCCTGGTACAGATCCACCTCGACAAGCCGATGGTCGCTCATCGCCAGGATCGTTTCATCATCCGCTCTTATTCGCCGGTCACCACTATCGGCGGAGGGCTGGTGATTGATCCGGGCCCAGAAAAACATAAGCGCTTTCGCCCCGAGGTGATGAAAGCGATTGAAGAGCTCGAATCTGGAGAAAGCTCCTTTTTGCTGCAAAAGCTCACCGAGCTGCAATGCGCCCGAGTCAAAGACCTCGAACAGTTGTCCGGTATGGGTCGCGAACGGATCACTTCTCATCTTGAGCAACTGGCTCAGGAAGGCAAAGTTTACCTGCTGTCTGATCAATGGCTGCCAGCCTCACTGGTACGCGCCTTTGAAGGACAGCTTGTTGACCTGGTCACCCAGGGACATGACGATAAGCCTTTACTCCCCGGCACTCTGCACGCCACCCTCAAGTCACGTCTGCCCAAGCGCTTGTCACCCAAAGCGTTTGACGCGCTGTTGACACGCACACCGCTGCAACGGGTGGGCGAGTGGGTACAGTCGGAAGGGTTCCAACCCAACCCGACGGACACACAACGCCAGGATCTCGAACGAATTGAAGAGGCCTACCGTGCTGCCGGCGTTCAGGCCAAAGGGCGCCGTGACATGCTCGACAGGCTCGGTTTCAGTGAGGAACAACTGGAAGATTACCTGGGCTATCTGTTTTTCAACGGTCGCCTGATCAAACTGACTGAGGACACCTTTTTCCACCACAGCAGCTATCGTTTAGCGGTAGAAAAACTGGTGGCTTATTTTGCCGACAATCAAAGCCTGACCCTGGGCGAATATCGCGATCTGCTGGGCAGTGCCCGCAAACCGGTTCAAGCATTGCTGGAACATTTTGACGATCTCAAATACACCATGCGTAAAGACGATGCACGGCAAGCCTGGAAATTACCGAGCCAAGAACATCTGGCCTCTCTCTAG
- a CDS encoding radical SAM protein, which translates to MALSAEDIRDRRCQRLADEVGAVTKPWHDQTKVALIYPNTYYHAMSNLGFQAVYHGIQQRDDCWCERFFLPDRDEVDFYHNNHLLSLESQLPLRDFDVVMFSLSFENDYLNLPILARMTRMPLWRQERDAEAPLFVAGGICAMLNPEPVAEFIDVFVIGESEVLLTPLLDTLNQGLSRDDVLDALVRQPGFYCPAYYQPHYDDNGQRTGVDVREPAPERVRRQWLADLNTSDCRSFILTPHTAFGTMHLHEVSRGCSRGCRFCATGFTYLPPREKSAGILCSQILPDLVAQETAGLVGAAVSDYSHLEHVSQSIRDHGGHVSVASLRIDSLTRDEVAALRDGGQKTLALAPEAGSQRMRDLINKNLTEEQILAAVGLLAEEGILNLKLYFLIGLPDEQVEDLDAFIDLIKTIRQLWVEKQKPFGRLGTITVSVNPFIPKPTTPFQWCAMDTQASLKKKVTQLRKAINRLANVQLQVESLRSAELQALLAIGDRQVAHLLPLLADGMNLKAACRNRCVDLNQLVHQPRRREDLLPWGVIDSGVNTDYLWNDYQRSLLGQLTAPCHRACTRCGVCHAQKEENV; encoded by the coding sequence ATGGCGCTATCCGCTGAAGACATACGCGACAGACGCTGTCAACGGCTGGCCGATGAGGTCGGTGCGGTGACCAAACCGTGGCACGACCAGACTAAGGTCGCCCTGATCTATCCCAACACCTATTACCACGCCATGAGTAACCTGGGCTTTCAGGCTGTTTATCATGGCATTCAGCAGCGTGATGACTGTTGGTGTGAGCGTTTTTTTCTGCCAGATCGCGATGAGGTGGACTTCTATCACAACAATCACCTGCTGTCGTTGGAGTCACAACTCCCCCTGCGTGACTTTGACGTGGTGATGTTCTCGCTGTCGTTTGAGAACGACTATTTGAACCTTCCGATCCTTGCACGGATGACCCGCATGCCGTTGTGGCGTCAGGAACGTGATGCTGAGGCGCCTTTATTTGTCGCCGGCGGAATTTGTGCAATGCTCAATCCTGAGCCCGTGGCTGAATTTATCGACGTGTTCGTCATTGGGGAGTCGGAAGTTCTGTTGACGCCACTGCTTGACACGCTAAATCAGGGACTGAGTCGTGATGATGTCCTGGATGCGCTGGTGCGCCAGCCGGGATTTTACTGCCCGGCCTACTATCAGCCCCACTATGATGACAACGGTCAACGGACTGGCGTTGATGTACGTGAACCGGCTCCGGAACGGGTCAGACGACAATGGCTTGCTGACCTCAATACCAGCGACTGCCGCTCATTTATTCTTACACCCCATACCGCGTTTGGCACCATGCATCTGCACGAGGTGTCGCGGGGGTGCTCACGAGGGTGTCGGTTCTGCGCCACCGGCTTTACTTATTTGCCGCCACGCGAAAAGAGTGCCGGCATCCTGTGCTCACAGATATTGCCGGATCTTGTTGCGCAGGAAACCGCTGGCTTGGTGGGCGCCGCCGTTTCCGATTACAGCCACCTTGAGCACGTCAGCCAGTCTATTCGCGACCACGGTGGTCACGTGTCCGTGGCAAGTTTGCGCATCGACAGCCTGACCCGTGACGAAGTCGCAGCACTGCGCGACGGTGGTCAAAAGACCCTGGCATTGGCTCCGGAAGCTGGCAGTCAGCGGATGCGTGATCTAATCAATAAGAATTTGACTGAAGAGCAGATTCTCGCTGCGGTAGGTCTGCTTGCCGAGGAGGGGATTCTCAATCTCAAGCTGTATTTTCTCATTGGTTTGCCCGACGAACAGGTCGAGGATCTGGATGCATTTATCGACCTGATCAAAACCATCCGTCAGCTCTGGGTTGAGAAGCAGAAACCGTTTGGCCGACTTGGTACCATTACGGTGTCTGTTAATCCGTTCATTCCCAAACCGACAACGCCCTTTCAATGGTGCGCCATGGATACGCAGGCGTCATTGAAGAAAAAAGTGACCCAACTGCGCAAGGCGATTAACCGTCTTGCCAATGTGCAGTTGCAGGTGGAGTCCCTGCGTAGTGCTGAGTTGCAGGCCCTGCTGGCCATCGGCGATCGCCAGGTCGCTCATCTGTTGCCGCTGCTGGCTGATGGCATGAACCTGAAAGCGGCGTGCCGTAACCGGTGTGTCGATCTCAACCAACTCGTTCATCAACCCCGTCGGCGCGAGGACCTCTTGCCCTGGGGGGTGATTGATAGCGGTGTGAATACTGATTATCTATGGAACGATTACCAGCGATCCTTGCTGGGTCAATTGACGGCTCCCTGTCATCGCGCCTGTACACGTTGCGGGGTGTGCCATGCTCAAAAGGAGGAAAACGTATGA
- a CDS encoding cell division protein FtsQ/DivIB, translating to MRDMKPTKGKRARENVRVRPAREWKKVFTRLLHGILILCCTVLIVSGATLLMNLVSNSDHFRVETIEVVGNRKLTDQDVIALSDIRQGVRTFDLDLEIIGQKLAENDWIHDAVVERKLPRGIVIRLRERETVFIINLDYLFYVDRSGEIFKVLRAGDPLNYPLVSGMDRQQLLDEPGKSRDQLQQVAALIEQLEQREVFDLQDVSQIKIDTNEGLILYTSLYGVPVKMGWKDYAGKLNRLEKIYPELEPRLARLSYINLNVPDKVIVKKMTTQTTL from the coding sequence ATGCGGGATATGAAGCCGACCAAAGGCAAGCGTGCTAGAGAGAATGTCCGTGTTCGACCGGCGCGGGAATGGAAAAAGGTGTTTACCCGCCTGTTGCACGGGATTCTGATTCTGTGTTGCACGGTGTTGATCGTCAGCGGAGCAACCCTGTTGATGAATCTGGTCAGCAATTCGGATCATTTTCGGGTGGAAACTATTGAAGTGGTTGGCAATCGCAAACTGACCGACCAGGATGTCATTGCTCTGTCGGATATTCGACAGGGCGTGAGAACTTTTGACTTGGATCTGGAGATTATCGGTCAGAAGCTGGCCGAAAACGACTGGATTCATGATGCGGTGGTTGAACGAAAGCTGCCACGCGGCATTGTTATTCGGCTGCGTGAACGTGAAACGGTTTTTATTATTAACCTCGACTATCTGTTCTATGTTGATCGCAGCGGCGAGATTTTTAAGGTCCTGCGCGCCGGTGACCCACTGAATTATCCGTTGGTCTCGGGAATGGACCGCCAGCAACTGCTCGATGAACCGGGCAAGAGCCGTGACCAGTTGCAGCAGGTGGCGGCCTTGATTGAACAGCTAGAGCAGCGAGAGGTGTTTGATTTACAGGATGTGTCGCAAATCAAGATCGACACGAATGAAGGTTTGATCCTCTATACCAGCCTGTACGGGGTGCCGGTTAAAATGGGCTGGAAAGACTATGCCGGTAAACTGAACCGGCTTGAAAAGATCTATCCGGAACTTGAACCCCGCCTAGCGCGGTTAAGTTACATCAATCTCAATGTTCCGGATAAGGTCATCGTCAAGAAGATGACCACTCAGACAACATTATGA